One Carya illinoinensis cultivar Pawnee chromosome 5, C.illinoinensisPawnee_v1, whole genome shotgun sequence genomic window, TCTTATGTGTATATAAATACATACAGCCTTCTATCTCTTGCTTTTgtgttttcttcatttttccctTGGAAGAGGCTTTAAATCTACTGCCAGGCAAGATTTCCCTCAATACTTGAGCTCTTTCCATTTCTATTTTGGTTAAATTCTTACGGATGTAAGATTGAATGTATGGTTGCTGCTTAAAAGGTGAAGAATGGCAGCGGCGGTATTAATCTATTTTGATTTGGTGGTGGGTCTTCTCCACGTACTTATATAGGCTTAGAGCCTAGGCTGAGTTCTTTATAgggcatatatatgtatagaatCTAATGGGATTGGGTTAAGAACTTAAGAAATGGACTGGGTTTCAAAGCAGCGTGGTGGCGTCATAACTATGGGAATAACGTTATAGAATTCGTCTTTCTTCTTGCTTGGGGCAAATGGTCTGAGATTAATACGCAGACACTCGGAACTAAAAGTAGATGCGCataatttgagagagagagagagaagaaaaaaaaaaaaaaaacatttgaaagAAAGGGAGCCGGGGACGCACCTTTCCTCATCTTGGGGAGTGGCGCAACAATTTTTCCAGAGTGGTAGGTGGGGTTCCTGGAGCTAGTGGGCTGGCAACGGTCACAAgatttaaaatttgagaaacaAAAGCTTTTCAAAGATTCCTTTTAACGGTGCTCTTGGAAGAGCGTATATGCATTAGATTATACATGGACACAAAAAGCAAATCCGTGAGCCTAACTAAGAGAGGTTTTCTGCACTTGACTAACTTCATGAGGATGATGAAAGCTGTGAAGAAGCTTAAATTCTGGtcaagaaagaagagaagaaagaaccATGTCCATGAGCCCTATTACCCTCCCTCAACATGTCATTGTGGTCACTCATACTACTCAACTCAGCCATCTGCTCCACCCTTACCACCATGGCTTGACCTCGAGCAGACCTGTCACCCCATTCCATCACCTGTAATCCATGCCCTCCCAGATTTAACTTTTCCAAGTCAAAATCAACTATCTCAACAGGAGATTGTCTTCGAAACGACTTCAATTATGCATCCAGTAATGCCTGCTGCCACCACATCTTATCAGCAGTACATGGCTCCCAATCCTGTCTATGGCGTCCCTCTTGTGCAGACAActagaagagagagaagggcTGGATTTTTTGGGTGTGTTATAAACTTTGGCATCCATCTCATCCGCTGCTTCTGTCCGTGTGTTCGCATTCGAGAGGTTTAGTAAAAATATTGCAATGAGCCAATTATCATCTTGCTCAATTTGGGACCAACAAGGTGCAGTTCAAATATCTACTCTTTTAACACTAGAAGCTTTCATGTGTAGATGTCTTGCTCAAATATGTGTTCTCTTCCTTtccaaataaatttattttgaaaatgttgcAGTTTTCGATTATGTTAGATGTTGCTACCACTATTGAAAGAACTTGTAATCCTTGtttattgtataattttaaatgtaacaCGTGGATATTGATAATTTTACATACAAATTATGAATGGAAATTTATGGATTTTTTCTTTGGAAGCTCCCTCAACGTTAAATGATGGGATGTAAGATTTAAGCTCAAAAGGTGGACTATAAATTGCTTCGGAACTTGCTAATCACAAGCAAACCAAGCTTCTGAATGGAGAAAGGTGAAGAACTTACACCTAAACATCATAGTGTTGCTTCATTCATTCAGTAGAATAGGCAAATTGACATGGGTAGAACTTACTTCACAGTACTAATTATTCTACCTATATATATCGCGGACAGATTTACTACGTGCAACACACACGGCCAATTCAATCTTAGTTCAAAGAGACATTTTGTTCACAAGGCTTCATCACTAACTCGGAAAGCCTTGCGTTGGACAACAAATTTATTTGCAATGTTAAACATGTATATGGTCTCAACGATTTACTCGTGTCTATCAGTGACGCCTTTTGCCTGTCCCCTTGTATatgaaaagtgaataatgtgTTCTGGTTGGTGTCTTCAGAGAGCACAACTGTTTTGAAATGGACATGTTTCATCCAAAAAGAATAACATAAGGAACCGAAACGGGTCTTATATGcattttcatatttgttttcATTTGAAAAGAATGCAAGCCTTTTGACTAGAAATATTCAGACAATCCCTCCCAACCAGCAAGAAGCTTGACTGAGCCTCTCCGTGCTAGCGGGAATGCAAGAAGGCTACCAAAGACAACAATGGATCGCTTTGTTATGAGTCATGCTCTCGGCGGCATAGCCCACAAAGGAGATACTGCTCTCAATGgatttgtttatttcatttttttttcaaaggggGTAGGGCAGATATAAGAAATGAAGATGGAGACCAGGTACATTCAAGTTCTAGAACTTCAAAACGAGTACATTATCTAAAAACTCAAGGCCTGTGAAAATTAAAACTAACTGCCTGAACTGCTTAACTCACCGCTCAACAATCCCTTCTCGAGAAATACATGAGCCTTCTTCTAGACCAGACTTCCCTACACTGGATTCCACGCTGTGACACTTATCTTTCCAACTTTTTTGCTGATTCCCTTTCATCTTTGGAGAAATCTGACACTTCATTCCAGTGTCTTGTACGTTTCCTTGTTCAACTATGGTGTTTTTCTCCATCACTGCCTGACTAATCATTCATAAAACCAGTATCATTGGCCCTGCTTGTGCTATCCCCATGATCATCTGAGACGGTGTCCTGTTCGGAGCCTTTCTGTCGTCTACTTTGCTCTCTATCACTATTGCTGTCCCTATCTAACCATTCTCCTTCAGGACAATGACTTCCATTCTTACTGTCCCCATAATCATCCAGACGTTCCACTTTCCGCTGGTGTCTTGAGCTTTTCCTCCTTTTTCTATTGTGCctgtctctatctctctctctttccccgTCAGACCACTCTACACCAGTATCATGAGTTCTGTTCTTGCTGTCCCTATGATCATCTGGATACTTCACTTTACTCTGGTGTCTTGCACTTTTGGTCATCTGACCATGGTATGTTTCTCGGTCTCCATCTCTTTTTGACCACTCTCTCCTATGGTTTTCTTGGTCCTCACAATCATCCAGGAGTCTAGCTTTTCTGCTGTATCTTGATCTTTTCCTAGCATGACGGTTGTGAGTTTCTCTATCTTCACTATCTGACCAATCCCCCTTAGATTCATCTCCACATGATCTGCGCTTTTTATCCCTGTTCTGAGATCTCGAGCTTTTGCTTGCACCACCATGGTATCTATCTCTGTATCTTTCTTTGTCCCCATCCTTATCCAACCATTCACCATCAGAATCTGTATCATGAGTTCTGCTCTTCATGTGATTAGTCTTTTTTAAGTTTGTATTCTCTTCATACATATCCTCACCAATAACTTTGATTTGCTTTCTATCCTCACTTGCATACTGCCTCCACCGTGTGCTCTTTGGAACATCATCACCACTGCCATTTCTTCCACTACAGCTACTGCTATTCAAGAAATCCATCTCTGTGGATTTAGATCTTCTTGAGCAAGACCTGCCATGGATATTCAGGAAACTATTGATAAGCAGAAAGAATCATGCAATCATCATGAACAATTTGAAGAGAAGCATCTCATCAGATGATCATCTGCCATGGTGTTAATTCATATGCTTGTTAATACATACGAATTACAATATAGACAAGTTGGATGATATGAAACATAAAGTTCACGGCAAAAGTTTGTCATATAGGCACCATTAACAAGCATTAACACCAAAAGCTGGAAGTCAAACTTTGCCTCCAAGAACtggcttttattttaaatgaacatAAAACCATAATATGCACAATTTAACAAACAAAGACAATTAAAAATCTGCTCCTCCAATCAACCATAATATGCACAATTTAACAAACAAAGACAATTAAAAATCTGCTCCTCCAATCAGCTTTATTCTAGCATTTGGATAAGTTGTGTTTGCTCACTATATGGtggtattttttaacattataggAAACGAGATTTACAAATTAACAACCAACAGGGCATCATCTACAGATACTTCTtctacaaataataataagatctTTCAGGACCACATGCATGTGGCGGGTCTTGTGCTCAAAATCTCATAGGCCTTCTAAATCATTAAAATGGTCATACAGCTTGTTAGGAACTCTATCCCATATCACATTTTGTATGGgaaattggaaaaaataaaagacatttCTAATAGTtaaaaggttttgatgaaaataaataacaatccATGTAATCGTTTAGATTGGAAGAGCAGAATGGATATTTCATCAAGAAAAAATAGACTCAGAAAACATAGCTTAAGATACTCGCTTACTAGGTACCACATGTTGTATCcaccaaggaaaaatataggCACACCTGTCTACATCAGTCATCATCTTGCTGGAGTGCTGCCGGTGCCCAAAATTTTCTTGTTCCACCTGTTTCTCATGCCCAGCTTCATCGTAATAACCAAATAAAGCAGTCATCTTTTTCACCCAATATTTTGGAGGTGGTTTATCACAATCAGCCCATTCATAGTCTCCACCAGGATTGCGGAAACAGTGGATAAAATTGCAAGCAGTTCCATGAGAACACGTCTATAAGGATGCAACAAGGATGTAGTCAGGAAGAATGAAGATCAAATTGACATCAACAAGTGATTCAAGATCAATAATCTTATttgatcaaaatcaaattattaaatgaatGGCACGTATCTGTACAAAATAAAAGCACAACGGAAACcaacaaaagacaaaaaagagTACGttactaccaaaaaaaaaagacaaaaagtgGGGCCAATCATACCTTGAACCTTGACTTCATATACTCCCCGCATATTGCAACCTTCCATCTGGTCAAATTGACAAATTCACAACTTACCTGCCAAAAGCAACACCAAGATCAATATATGTGATACCCCACATGATAAGAGGATAAGGTAAGTGGTAtctgggatcccacattgcttgggaatgaaaagttcttgttttttataatgttccaatgggACTTCAATTGTATcgttgactagtccttttagagtataggccatgtattttgggccttccattggggcgttataAATAGTATTGGAGCCTATCCCAACCAAAAATGTGGAATTTGAGTTGTGCCACTTACAACGGATGGGCCCAACAAAGACGTTGAGAATTTAAGGAGGGAGATTGTGacaccccatatgataagaggATAAGGTGATCCcatattgcttgggaaggagaagttcttgctctttataatgttctaatgtggcttcaattgtatcattgactagtccttttggagtataggccatgtgattttggccttccattggggcattacaaTAAAGTACTCATAAGAAACTACCACTGAACAAAATTAGTGAATAATTTAAGTTCTGGAAGCTAAAAGACCAAAATTAGTTGAATAATAGAAAGgttaaattatgaaatttggtcctaggtgttgctcttgtatatgtcccatgtacttgggctataccCATTCCTCATCAATAAAAAACTTTGattaccaatcaaaaaaaaattgaaatttggtaGAAGATATATCCCACTACTGAGAGAACCAAGAGCTCATGCAATAGCTAAAACAAGGACAACACAGTACTTATATTTAAGAGACTTCACCTTTAAGGTAAATACAATACCTGTTTCCCAGCAAAGTACCGGCCATTAATAGAATGATAAGCAAGAACAGCTGAATCGAGTGACTTATATTGTATGTAGACATTTCCCCGTAAATGGAATGAGCCATTTCTGCACACCTGAAAGAGACATGACATTTGTCATCCCAAGACGAACCATAACTCCCAGCTACCCACAGTTAGCACCAGAAAATAGTCTCCCAGTATAGCTATAAGCAGCTAATGGAATTCATAATCATCAATTGTAAATAATCAACCAATATGATCAAATTcttcaacaaataaaaaattgtaatattcCTCAACTCTCAATAAATACAATATCCCAAATGAGGTGAGAATATGttaattgaagaaaaaatcCTTATAATTCTTTTCTCCGTACACATGCAAAACTCTCGTTTTCCCATGCAAACTCCGATTTGTCGTTAATCTTGCAACCTTGACGGCGTCGTAGTTACTACGGTGGCACAAATGGCATTGTCTAGAGAGTTAGTAGTAGAGTCCAAAAGGATTGTGCTTGTGAAAGAGGAGTTAATATACGTATCTCTGAGCAGGGATGGAAGGAAAAGTATGAGGTGTTGGTGATTCATAACACAGTGCTGTGGTTTGTGAATGTATTGGAGGAGTGCTTGAGAGGGGGGAGAAAGGAGGTGTATTCGGTGATAAGGGAGGGTTACAGAAGCTTTGTTGCCCAATAATGTGCAAACAATTGTGGACGTTACTTGTCGATTGCAGAGTATGGTTAGGTGGGAAGAAAATGCTTACTCTGTTTTCCCGAAGGTGTAGGTGGCTGGGGATGGAGAAGCCTAAAGGAACTCGCTAAGGAGATGACCCAAACCAAGGAGCAGTTTGGCAACACTGCAGGGGTGTAGGTGAACAAAAGGGCAAGGGAGGGGAAACCTTTCAATCGTTCGTATGTGGAGGCTCTCATGATGGTGAGACCAAGCCACACGCAAGTTACGTTGATGGGGTGGAGCTTTGAGCCCCTCAACTTGTACGGGGTTCAGAGTATGGCAGGCCTAAGGTTGGACAGGAGATGTGGGTGAGTAGTAGGCGCCTATTGGAATTGCAGGGCCAATTGAGGAAATTGCAGAAGGAGATGGAGGAGGTACGAAGACATGTCGGGCTGAGAAAGGAAATAAGTGGGAGAtgggaggaagaaaaaggaaaaagggctAAGGGCCTTGGGTTCCATGACCATGGTGGGCCACAATGGTGTAAGAAGGTTGGGCCCCAGCCTCAACCCGTTTGCGCTTTGACTGAAGTAGAGAGGGCCTTGAATGTGGACAGGGCCCAGCCCAAAGCAGGCTCTGCAAGCATTTTAGCCTCTTCGTGTGGAGGCCTGGGAACTGGGCTTGGGCAGACCCAGCCCAGTTTTGTTTCAAATAAGCTGCCTGTTTCGTCCATGTGCCCTACGACCCAGCCCATTGACCCGATACTCAGCAACGGAGCCTTGACAGCTCTTGAGATCGTGCCGTGCTCGCTGTCGACAGACTGGGCAGAGGCGAGTACACAGTCGTCGCCGATGGTGGTAGTGGGAAACTCCAATGATGTGCCAGCGGCCCTGGCTGAACAGTACTCACTGCCGAAGCAGAGTTTGACAAAGATGGTGAGCTTGGATGGCTCCTTCCTGCTGTGTGGAGGTCAGACGACGCCGATATTTTCAGGGGACATGGACGCGGGTGGATTGGACCTCTCTGTCCAACTATTTAGTGAATCtgaggtggaggaagaggaggaaggggggggggggggacgatCTTACGCATTCAGTGGATGGTGAATTCGTGTTCCCTGATGT contains:
- the LOC122309916 gene encoding uncharacterized protein LOC122309916, whose protein sequence is MDTKSKSVSLTKRGFLHLTNFMRMMKAVKKLKFWSRKKRRKNHVHEPYYPPSTCHCGHSYYSTQPSAPPLPPWLDLEQTCHPIPSPVIHALPDLTFPSQNQLSQQEIVFETTSIMHPVMPAATTSYQQYMAPNPVYGVPLVQTTRRERRAGFFGCVINFGIHLIRCFCPCVRIREV
- the LOC122309913 gene encoding zinc finger CCCH domain-containing protein 5, with the protein product MIPSVGTRRKAFYHLLGKISEKTRSSRSKELMAEPIPNKAEEEEDEDEAECTVKMEGLLQIMSRKEKRKAKKKMKRKQIRKEMAEKEREEEEARLNDPEEQRREDVMEEEEKERKERERKQFEDRERAWIEAMEKKKKKKEEVEKEEEERRMALEEEKSKRLQVENENEFNEDDDWEYVEEGPAEIIWQGNEIIVKKKRVRVPKKDANQQTRQENADRPTSNPLPPQSEAFSSYKNASSAEHILKNVSQQVPNFGTEQDKAHCPFHLKTGACRFGLRCSRVHFYPDKSFTLLIRNMYNGPGLAWEQDEGLEYTDEEVERCYEEFYEDVHTEFLKFGEIVNFKVCRNGSFHLRGNVYIQYKSLDSAVLAYHSINGRYFAGKQVSCEFVNLTRWKVAICGEYMKSRFKTCSHGTACNFIHCFRNPGGDYEWADCDKPPPKYWVKKMTALFGYYDEAGHEKQVEQENFGHRQHSSKMMTDVDRSCSRRSKSTEMDFLNSSSCSGRNGSGDDVPKSTRWRQYASEDRKQIKVIGEDMYEENTNLKKTNHMKSRTHDTDSDGEWLDKDGDKERYRDRYHGGASKSSRSQNRDKKRRSCGDESKGDWSDSEDRETHNRHARKRSRYSRKARLLDDCEDQENHRREWSKRDGDRETYHGQMTKSARHQSKVKYPDDHRDSKNRTHDTGVEWSDGERERDRDRHNRKRRKSSRHQRKVERLDDYGDSKNGSHCPEGEWLDRDSNSDREQSRRQKGSEQDTVSDDHGDSTSRANDTGFMND